Below is a window of Camelina sativa cultivar DH55 chromosome 11, Cs, whole genome shotgun sequence DNA.
ATTTATAAATAAGCAATTTAATATAACATCACTTAActttatgatacattttaagtGATACAATATACTCTTTTTTTGTAGTGCCTGCATACTAACTCAccttcagttcttcttcttcgtcttctttgtgGTGCAATGATGAATAAGCAGGAGTCCGTTTGGTGGAGATGTAAGCTGAAGCTCGCACCTCCCAAGCAGCATGATGGAGTAGTGTAAAGATCCCAAAGTTGCTCTGACTCTGAAGATGGTTAGAATCTGGAATTCGAGTTTGTTGTTCTGCAGCTGTTTCTGGAGATCCATCTTGTCGTTTTCATGAAGGCTCCTGAAGTCTGAGGCGAATCTTACAAACCCAAATTTGGTCTCGTGAGTGGACAAGTTGAATGGATAGATGAATTGCCAATCAACCAGATTGTTGTTGAAGAGTAGTAGCGTAGAAGAGCTTTGAAACCTCACTTTGATCATCTTGTTCGGgttttcaaaactcaaattcACCAACAAGTCTTTGAGGttggaagatttggagctttgGATGTTGAAGATGGGTAACTTGGGTCTGGAAAACGCTAAGTGGAATGGagggtttagatttttcatagcataaagaaagaggaagactCTTAGGGAAATAGAGGATTCACTTTaccaattttcaaattttctaagATTCGATAGAGTTCCAAATATTCGatatcaatttattattattattatttttttttaaatcacaatCATTCTCTGATTTTTTCATGGAAGgggatttgtaaaaaattgggtgtttttttttgtttcatctaattatttttgtcacaagcaaaataagaagaagcaaatctCAAAAATGTTACTAAAAAATTGCTcaaattttgcttaattttttcttaagaatTGCTAAACATTAttactagtatagatttttttaaagatttcagTATTTCACCATCATTCTCTAATTTTTACTTTcgaaatgtcatttaaatctcAAAGTTTAGTTTGACTTCATGATAAAATGGTGAAGTATCATTAACTTGGCCAATGAACTTCCCGTCATAATTATAGAACTAATATATAGCACATGTTGACAATCATCACGAATATATTGCTATGGCCTGATGGTAACTGTGGTGTGCACTACCTTTTCAAACCCCGGTTCGAAACCCCCCTTTGCAacgtttgagtttttttttttttttttttttaaaacctacGGATGAAGCTCATTCTCTTTGATGAACGGGTAACGCATTCGAATCCATTATCACGAATCAGATTTTGTATAATTCTTTGAATTGGGGATTTTCCTAGGGTTGTTCGAATTGAGTATGTTTTTATTTCGATTATTTACTTTAGACTTATTTTCAGATGTTTGTTTCTCAATTCTTGGTTTCTTAAGGTTGTGGTTTGCTGTATCTTATCTTCAGAAGTTTTTATATTTCTCAGACATCAATtgattttgtaagtttttgtaaccaaaacactttttttttttaacaatccgTAATGAGGTTCTTCTACCACtggagaaattaaaaattaagaattcCAAATGAGTTTCTAAACTTTCGAATTTGcaaaatttatatagaaataaatttaGGGTAACATATATAGTGTGTCTGTAGTGTCAGGGTCATTAGCTTGTACAGTGTGCTATCCAATTAACCTTGCAAGGACGCGTATGTAGGTATTGGCTTGTACTTCGTCTGTGTGTAGTCTTGTAACTCTAGACGTGTGTTATGCTTTTCGACGAGATCTTTCTATTTGGGGTGTAGTCTTTCTTTGCGCAACTCGCTAATCATATTCTACTGTTTTCTCTAAAATTAGGTATTCAAAGATGCAATTAGCGGTATGAAGCCTCCGGGAGTTCTTAAAACTCTAGTTGGTGTAGTCTCTGAAGTCAGAACAGTAAATAACTTTGAAAGTAGTTGCAAGTtacttcttctttcatcttaAGCCACGGAAATGCCAACATATTTGATATCATAAGTCATAAATTGAATTTGGTGACTTCATCAACTTAATAATCCTATTTGTTGAATCATTTCTACATTGTTGAACTAAACTTAGAGTTCCTTGAACTCATATCTCAAATCTGTCGTTGTAATCCGTTTGATTGATCTTCTGAATCAGCGATCTATATCTAAGCACGACAAGATTAACACATATATGGAGGTGTGCATATTCAATAAATGGGATTGCAAtggttaaatttatttttaataggtAAAGAAACCTTACAAGAACATAATagaaaatttgtgaaaaaaaaaacctaatagaaaaataatatgaatcCAACTTCATTTGAGGGATAAATATTTCTAGAGGGTCCAACTGTACAATAGTTTGGGCGTTTCTTTACCCTCTGCACGGTATATTCCTTCTTCTCTAGCATCCCAAAAAACATTTATACCATAACGAACAATGATAACTTTACCTTCATATGCCGTAAACGATGCATGAAATCTGAAATCAGGACCCTGCCACAAGTCACaattaaatttagttttcaaagCACTATcatgaaaactaaaatcataGGTTTGTCCAGGGCTTAAGTAATGAATGCCTAGGTTGTCTTCGTTCGACACACAATGAATTTTGAGAATGTTTTGTGGACCAAGAGAATTTTTGAAATGTACAGTGTTTTTTTCCCAGATCGCGTTGCTCGATCCAAGACACAATGCAATGATAAGCAAAAAGCACAAGAAAGAATTCATTGTTTTGCTTGATCAaagtatatgtgtgtgtgtgtgtgtgtgtgtttttggcGTTTAGGACTGATCTGTATCTGATAAGTAGAAGGTTCTGATTTATAGGAGGAGGTCATGTTCATGCATTCaatttttcttatgatttttgcATCTCATTAAGGCGtaatattcttaaacaaaatctttgttttgttttggaaagtttgataaTAAGTAATCTTTCAACTTTAATGATATGCATTTGTGACCGTGATCTCTGACATTGGAGGCTAATTTCAATAAATGACATTTAGAATCCGAACAATCGATAAGGTATGTGCACTCGATAATCCTTATTCATCCTTGATCTGCTGGTATCCGTCAATATATATTCAAGaactttccatatatatatatatatcgtgtAATATGTTTTCTCACCAAGTAATATGTTTTCTCACCAAGTAATTAGCAGATTTTCCGTCTACGATGTCTTGTCCAACACACAACTAATCATGCGAATGTTATACGGACCAAGAGAACTTTTGAAATGTACTgtgttattttcaaaatttaataaataatatattgctaaaagttgaattataattaagattttgttaaCTCATTTTTGGATCAGAAATCGAATCCGaattaaaaatcagatatatatatatatatctatatatataaataagtaataactaattaaaatccGACATTTATGGtaataaatttgatttataacaaaaatacaaaaactcacatttataataatatattctaTAGAATAATTTGTATTTATCAAAAGTTGCAGaatatctttttaaatatatattcttagctaaatctatcttaacatttttggagtacatttttgtgctatcctctcttatctttgtatccaaacaagttcattctctacaatccttacaaccaaacacaatcatttctttatatgctaatattaatttcctaaaatctatctacctaaattaaataaatatgttagattaaaatataattctcctttcactgTTATTTAATGAGAAATACCCTAGACTAGCaccattttagtttttttttccaaaattagcacacacACTTAagttttccaaaactaacatttttctaaaattaattattatattattaatgacaaaaagagaaaatcgACAAAATCTCCGACGACAAAATCTCCGACGAATCCACAAGCTGTTTTTGAGGAAAGA
It encodes the following:
- the LOC109127240 gene encoding uncharacterized protein LOC109127240, with product MKNLNPPFHLAFSRPKLPIFNIQSSKSSNLKDLLVNLSFENPNKMIKVRFQSSSTLLLFNNNLVDWQFIYPFNLSTHETKFGFVRFASDFRSLHENDKMDLQKQLQNNKLEFQILTIFRVRATLGSLHYSIMLLGRCELQLTSPPNGLLLIHHCTTKKTKKKN
- the LOC104727713 gene encoding uncharacterized protein LOC104727713; the encoded protein is MNSFLCFLLIIALCLGSSNAIWEKNTVHFKNSLGPQNILKIHCVSNEDNLGIHYLSPGQTYDFSFHDSALKTKFNCDLWQGPDFRFHASFTAYEGKVIIVRYGINVFWDAREEGIYRAEGKETPKLLYSWTL